ACGATGATGACCGTCTTAGAAAACTAATGTCTGCCATGGCGAGTGACCTCCCATCTTATTTCCGTATGAAGGTTATTGCCCAGGAGCAAGCACATAATCTTAAGATTGCTACCTCCAACTAAACATCCACTTTATAACTCTGGCTATCTGATTGAACTGATTTTACATCGTCAAGTTTTGTTAAAAGAGGAAGATTAAGCAGTGGAACCACGGttcttttatgttttggttAAAGGAAAGATGTAAAAATTATCTAGTGCCAAGCAGTTTCTTGAATGGTTGGTTGTACAATTCAAGTTATTATCTAGTTCTATTCGTTTTGTCTCCTCCGAACATTGCAGGAGTtgaagatggagaagaagacATCTGATGTATATGTCCCCAACGGCGAGGCGAACAACAACAGTGGTGGAAGGATTGGTTCTCTTCCTGACTCAGATGTGGATGAAGAAGCTTCTTTGATTCCTCACTCGAGGGTGTCTCATCTTGGGAGAAGCCAGCTTAGTAGCCATACATCCTAGAAGCAGAGAAAGAATTGCAAGAAAGTAGCCAGTCAAAGTACCACCAAGTCCTCCTTTTCTTCAATgtggaaattatatatttttcacggAACATCTTTTATATACGAGTGTATACTGATTTATTGTAAAGATTCTGTTTGTTTCATCCAAGACCCTAATGTGGTAGaggagaaaaattataaatatagaaggatataaataatacttttttaaacaaatctaatgagttatataattaatttttttatattaataaaataaattatttaaaatacatcacatcaattaatagaattattttctctctactACTTTCGGTACTACAAAAAGAGATGCAGGCTGATCTGTCGTAAAAGATGCTCCATATGTCCTGTTGCTAGGGCAAGTCGAACGGCAtgtctttcaaaaaaaaagaagaaaagttatCTACACGTAAGCGGGCTTATAGGCCCGTCGGAACTATTACACGTGGGCCCCTTCCGTAGAATATGGTTCTAATTTGCCCGCACCACACCCCAGCGACTCAGAAAATTAGTTTACACAGACCtagagagaaaggagagagaggggaagagaGAAGAGGAGGCGGCTCTGCCTTTCCTAttatagagaaagaaagaagaagacacAAAGACAGAAAGTAAGAAGTGATATATGCTTTCTTGAGCCGCTATCTAGCTTGCGCCGAGAATGGTCGGAGATGTGAACGGAAGCGGAGCCAGCGCAACGACGTCTTCTTCGTCGGCGTTGGCGGAAACGCAGTACGTTGGAGCGAAGACGTCCGTGTGGTGGGACATAGAGAACTGCCAGGTTCCCAAGAGCTGCGATCCGCACTCGATCGCTCAGAATATCAGCTCTGCGCTCATTAAGATGAACTACTGTGGCCCCATCTCCATATCCGCCTATTGCGACACCACCCGCATCCCCCCCTCTGTCCAGCACGCGCTCTCCAGCACCGGCATCGCCCTCAACCACGTCCCTACCGGTATTCTTCCCTCCGCCCTTAACCCTGGTCTATTTCTACGTATGAGTTCTTCCACGATTCTGATTTTGATTGTGGGAGAATATATTCTTTCTAATCATTAAAGATCTCGATTTTCTTGTGAGCTGTTTGCGTTTCTTTCAtcgttttttcatttcttcGGATTGATTTCTGTACTAAGCATTTGGTTTCTTTCCCCCCTTTTGAGTTTAAAATTAACTACGTGCGCGTGATTTATTTGGCACCTATTATGCAAGTCTTTAGCATTTCTGCCACTTTGTTATCGATTCATGTAACTATGTATGTCATGGCTTAGCTTTTAACTCAACTAGTTTATCCTAAAATCTCGTTTTACGTTCGATTATAGTTTTATTGATAATTCTTGAAATTGTACTTCCGTTTCATTTTGGCGGTGAACCCTGATGTTGCAAATTAGGGTTAGGATTGTTTGTTCTGCCATGGTGctctttaatattttcatcgatttttcattttctctgttGATTTGAATTTTCTATACATGTGCGTGTGCTCAATTAAGGTTAGAGTCAtagatgattatttattattcgtTATGTAACTACTAACTTGATTAGCAGGCGTTGATTTGTTTtcgaatatttgtaattgttgcAAATTCACATGGATCATCTGTTCcctttggctgtttctttgcatttcttttcttttttattaagtCAGTGAATTTTCTTTCCTAACTCTTGCAAACCTATTGTTATATATTTCCCCATTTGACGGACTATAATCTATGATTGTGAGATCTTTGCATGTGTATTTGTTTATGTTGACACGTTATGGTATGCAACAGGTGTAAAAGATGCAAGTGATAAGAAGATTTTAGTTGATATGCTGTTCTGGGCAGTGGACAACCCTGCTCCTGCAAACTTCATGCTAATTTCTGGTGACAGGGATTTCTCTAATGCACTCCATCAACTACGCATGAGGAGATATAATATTCTTCTAGCGCAACCTCATAAAGCATCTGCACCTCTCATTGCTGCGGCAAAAACTGTATGGCTCTGGACCAGCCTCTCTGCTGGAGGATCCCCACTTTCGAGTGGTGAGTCATCACAGATTGCTAATGGTCACCATACCTCCTCGAATCATGAAACGTTGCAATACCAAGTTTCTGAACCTGTTCAATTAAGCCAACCTAGTATGTTCGTCAATTCTGAAAATTTTTCTTCGGGAAATCAAAGGCCTTCCAGTGGTGGGAGGGTTggtgatataaaaaataaaggaaaatctAGCCGAAAAACCGTAAATCAGCCAAACATACCCAGGGCCTCAAGCGTGCCAGTGTCGATTCAAGAGAGTAGAAACAACAATTATCCTTACCAACCAGATTATACAGAAGCAAAGCAGTTAAAGAAAGCCCCACATGAATTCTTTGGTAGCAGTGAGCCTGTAGTCCCTGCAAGTCGGTCTACACCAAATTTCTTTCCTGGCAGTTCTGACACTTCAGGGAGTAATGGCAATAATTTCTTAGGAAATCCACAAAATCAATATCCTCATTCTTTGAGGCCAAACAATCCCCATATGCAACCTTCTTTTGGACCGGAGAATTCGCATCATCCAAATTCTCATGTTCATGGTTTTCGCCCAATTCGACCTAATGGCCCCGGATATTTTCCAGCTCCACATATGAATATGCCTGATTTGGGTAGGCTAAATATCCCTGAATACCCCAGCTATGTTCAAAACCCTCCTAATGGCCAGCACAGAAGTGGAGAAGAATTAAGGCCTAACTCTACTGAATCTCCATATTCAGCACGTATAAATGCACAACAAAAAAGCCATAGCCTGCAGGGTGGCCAGGCATTTCATCACGATGCTATGAACAACCGGTTTCCTCATGGTTCTGGATATTCCCCACCTGTATCCTCTCCAATGAATGCTGTTCCTAGCAATGGTGGCTGGGGATCTCGAGGACATTCACCACCTTCTGACTATGTGCAAGGCCTTATTGGTGTCATCCTACTTGCATTAAACACCCTGAAAATCGAAAAAATTATGCCTACTGAAGCAAACATAACTGATTGCATACGCTATGGAGATCTGAAACATCGTGATACTGATGTAAAGAAGGCCTTGGATTACGCAATTGAGCAAAATATGGTAGTGAAACAGAACCTAGGTGCAGTGCAGCTGTATGTTGGTAAAAATGGAAGATTATGGAAGTGTGTGAACCCTATAGGTGGTAATCCTATGCACTACTCAAAATCAACATGGGATGGCATACAGAAGTTTCTTACTTCCTCAGCTGGCAGATCAAAGATGATGGCTTCTCAATGCAGGTAGAGAGAGGTGTTTGATAATTCTTTTGCTACTTTGTTTTCCTCGATTAGTGAATTTTAACTTCTAAACTATTTGATTTATGAAGATATGAAGCAGCTTTGACCTTAAGGAAAGAATGCTTAGAAGAGCATACTTTGGGTGATGTACTCCAGATCTTGAATATGGTCATTTCCGTGAAGAGATGGATTATTCATCATCACTCGGGATGGCAACCGATTAACATTATTCTTGCAGAGACTTAAACTGATATAGCTATCGAAACTGGTCCTTGATCAATATAAGATCAGTTTTGGCACCAAAATAGTGGCGCCTTAAGATGGTTAGAGGTATCGTCATTAAGTTGGACCTGATGACTGGAGGAACACTGGTCACTTTTGAAAGTAAGTAGGGCTCTGCTATTTGTTTCACAGCTTTATTTGCTGGAAGTAGCTGGCATCTATAGAATGAAAACTCTCTTTGGGTAAGGTCACCTACTAGACTGCTCAATTTCCTACAGCCTGGCGGCTATAAGATGCTCTATGTGCcctagttttttattttttttaaaagctttGCACCCAAATTACTGGGTCTATTCCTTAATTAGAGATACTACTTCCTAGGTCTTGTTTCGTAAAGGTGTAGTATTTTGAGAGAAATGCATCAGGGAAGAGTCTTGATctttttaaaccaaaaaaaaaagaaaaaaaaaaaaaaaaaaagaaacttgtaAGCAAATTTCGTAGCCGTGGatatatgatatttgtattATAGCCAGCATAATTATGTTATGCTGGTTTGTTGTGGTATAAGGGCCTTTGATACAAGTTTTATTGAAGACGTGCCATAGTTCTGTTGAAGGGTTTTGAGATGACCGTGACCACATGGAGGAGTTTAGTGGTTCATTTAAAAGACTACAGAAAAGTTCAAAGCGAAAGAGATGAAGCAACTCCATAGACATCAAAGAAAGTATACAAGGTATGGATGGTGACTCGTGTTGGTCTTTGAAGTGTGAGAAGAGAGCATTGCTTTTACTCTTATTACaggtaaataaaaaagaagggaGCATTGTTTATGCAGACAGAGCATATGCATATGTCAAATATTTCTGGATGCCTTGTAGGAAAGTACAGCTGGAGCTTTCTGCGTGTTCTACCTTGAAATTGTTTATATCAATTATCTTGCTGGTAGAGGAAAAATCTGGGAATAACAGTGATGCCATCTATGGCTCTAT
This genomic interval from Juglans microcarpa x Juglans regia isolate MS1-56 chromosome 4D, Jm3101_v1.0, whole genome shotgun sequence contains the following:
- the LOC121260713 gene encoding uncharacterized protein LOC121260713; the encoded protein is MVGDVNGSGASATTSSSSALAETQYVGAKTSVWWDIENCQVPKSCDPHSIAQNISSALIKMNYCGPISISAYCDTTRIPPSVQHALSSTGIALNHVPTGVKDASDKKILVDMLFWAVDNPAPANFMLISGDRDFSNALHQLRMRRYNILLAQPHKASAPLIAAAKTVWLWTSLSAGGSPLSSGESSQIANGHHTSSNHETLQYQVSEPVQLSQPSMFVNSENFSSGNQRPSSGGRVGDIKNKGKSSRKTVNQPNIPRASSVPVSIQESRNNNYPYQPDYTEAKQLKKAPHEFFGSSEPVVPASRSTPNFFPGSSDTSGSNGNNFLGNPQNQYPHSLRPNNPHMQPSFGPENSHHPNSHVHGFRPIRPNGPGYFPAPHMNMPDLGRLNIPEYPSYVQNPPNGQHRSGEELRPNSTESPYSARINAQQKSHSLQGGQAFHHDAMNNRFPHGSGYSPPVSSPMNAVPSNGGWGSRGHSPPSDYVQGLIGVILLALNTLKIEKIMPTEANITDCIRYGDLKHRDTDVKKALDYAIEQNMVVKQNLGAVQLYVGKNGRLWKCVNPIGGNPMHYSKSTWDGIQKFLTSSAGRSKMMASQCRYEAALTLRKECLEEHTLGDVLQILNMVISVKRWIIHHHSGWQPINIILAET